TGGAAATCCCCGCCAAGACGCGCGGCTCGGTGGGCCTCTTTGGGATGGATGCCAAGCCCGAGGGCGCGCTGATCGCCGTGACCGCCCGGCCGCCGCGCTTCGGCGCCACCGTGGCTTCGGTCGATGCCGAGGCGGCGCGGGCCATGCCGGGCGTGCAGGCGGTGCTGACCATCCCGCAAGGGGTGGTGGTGGTGGCCGACAACACCTGGCGCGCCATGCAGGCCCGCGACGCGCTGGAGATCGAATGGGATATGTCGGGGGCCGAAACCCGAGGCACCGAAGAGATCACCGCCGAGTTCGAGGCGCTGCTGGACCAGCCCGGTCTCCCGGCCGTCGCCCGCGGCGATGCGGCGGGCAAGCTCGCGGGCGCCGCGCAGGTGGTCGAGGCGCGCTATCACTTCCCCTATCTCGCCCACGCGCCGATGGAGCCGCTCAACATGACCGTGCTCTTCGATGGTGAACGGGCGACGCTTTGGGGTGGCAGCCAGATCCAGACCATCGACCACAACGTCGCCGCCGGGGTGCTCGGCATCCCCTTCGAAAACGTGGCGATCAACACCATGTGGGGGGGCGGCTCCTTCGGGCGGCGCGCCACCGCGGACGGCCACCTGGTGGCCGAGGCCGCGACGATTGCGGCCGCCTGGCTGGGCGAGACCGGCAGGCCCGCGCCGATCAAGCTGGTCTATACTCGCGAGGACGACATCAAGGGCGGCTATTACCGGCCTCTGACGCTTCACAAGGTCCGCGCCGGGGTGGATGCCGAGGGCAATATCGCGGGGTGGGCTCATCGCGTGGTCGGCCAGGGCATCATGATCGGCACCCCCTTCGAGGAGTTCCTCGTCAAGGACGGGGTGGATCATTCCTCGGTCGAGGGGGCGGCGGATACCACCTACAGCCTGCCGGACATGGCGATGGACGTGCATCACCCGTCCGCCGGGGTGCCGGTGCTGTGGTGGCGGGCCGTGGGCCATACCCACACCGCCTATGTGATGGAGACGATGATGGACGCACTGGCCGAGGCCGCGGGCCGCGATCCGGTGGAATTCCGGCTCGCCCATCTCGGGGACGACCCGCGCCTGGCGGGTGTGCTGCGGCTGGCCGCCGAGAAGGGGGGCTGGGACAGCCCCGCGCCCGAAGGCATCCACCGCGGCGTCGCGGTCCACAAGAGCTTCGAGAGCTACGTGGCCGAGGTGGCTGAGGTGCGGATCCGCGAGGACGGCACCGTGAAAGTCGAGAAGGTGACCTGTGCGGTGGATTGCGGCGTAGCGATCAACCCCGACAACATCGTGGCGCAGATCGAGGGCGGGCTGGCCTACGGCCTCTCGGGGATCCTGCGCGAGGAGATCACCATGACCGACGGGGCGGTGGACCAGTCCAACTACCCCGATTACGCGGCGCTGCGGATCGCCGACATGCCCCGGGTCGAGGTCCATATCGTGCCTTCCACCGAAGGGCCCAGCGGTGTGGGCGAGCCGGGCACGCCGCCCATCGGCCCCGCCGTGGCCAACGCGGTCGCCCGCGCCACGGGCCAGCGGATCACGGTCCTGCCGTTTTCCAAACACGGGCTTGCCTGAGCCCCGCCCGGCACGATCTCGCGCGCGGGGTCGCGCCGGGCCCAAGCGCCTTGAAAGGCGCTTAAGCCGCTTGCAAGCGGCTTGCCCCGCGGCGAAGTGGATTGATCTTCGGCCCGGCGCACGGCAGCGTGGCGGGCATGACAGCTTCCCCCTCCGCCCCCGCGGTCTGGCTTCACGGCGCCGGGCTTTCCTCGCAGACCTGGGACGGCAAGGCGCAGGGGCTCTGCCTCGACCTGCCGGGCCATAACGGCCGCCCGCGCGTCGCCACGCCCACCATCGCGGGCTACGCCGCGGCCCTTGCGCCCGCGCTCCCGGCCCGTTTCGCCCTGGTCGGTCATTCCCTGGGCGGCATGATCGCCCTGCACCTGGCCGCCACCATGCCCGACCGCGTCACCCGCCTCGTCTTCGCCGAGAGCGCCTACACCATGCAGGCCCGCTGGATCGACCGGAAGGGCGCCAAATTCGCCAGCTGGCTCACCGCCAAGCTCGGCCCGCGCGGCACCGCCAAGCTCGCCGCCATGGGTGAGAAGGGCGCGGCCAAACAGGCCTACCTGACGGAGATGAGCGTGATGGACCCGGGCGGGCTCAACGACGCGATGCAGGCCGCCCATGGCTTCGACGGGCGCGACCTGGTCGACCGGGTGCGCTGCCCGACACTGATCGTGACCGGGCGGGGCAACCCGCGCACCCACCCGCAATCCCTCGACCTCGCCCGCCGGCTCCCCCATGCCACCCACCGGATGCTGGAGGGCGGGCACATGCTGCACAAGGACGCGCCGGGCCCGTTCTATGACCTGATCCATGCCTTTCTCGCGCCGGAGCCCGCCCCATGACACGCCTGCCGCAAGCCGCCCCGCCCACAGCGCACCCCACACCGCCCAGGGCCCCGGTGCCCGAAGGGGCCTGCGACGCCCATGTCCACATGGTCGCCGACGACATGCCGCTCTGGGATGGGCGGGTGGAGGATCCGGCCCCCGGCACGCTCGCCCAATGGACCGCGCGGCTCGAAACCCACCTGGACGCGCTGGGCATGGCCC
The Dinoroseobacter shibae DFL 12 = DSM 16493 genome window above contains:
- a CDS encoding alpha/beta fold hydrolase, with the translated sequence MTASPSAPAVWLHGAGLSSQTWDGKAQGLCLDLPGHNGRPRVATPTIAGYAAALAPALPARFALVGHSLGGMIALHLAATMPDRVTRLVFAESAYTMQARWIDRKGAKFASWLTAKLGPRGTAKLAAMGEKGAAKQAYLTEMSVMDPGGLNDAMQAAHGFDGRDLVDRVRCPTLIVTGRGNPRTHPQSLDLARRLPHATHRMLEGGHMLHKDAPGPFYDLIHAFLAPEPAP
- a CDS encoding xanthine dehydrogenase family protein molybdopterin-binding subunit; translated protein: MLHYLDTALAAPRPSRRAFLKLSAGAVGGLLLGGALPRAAQAMGDDALAQPFVHITPDNVVTVLVKHQDMGQGAATGLATLVAEELDASPDQIAVEFAPSNPQVYANSLFGVQGTGGSTAMRNSFTQYREAGASARAMLVAAAAQAWGVAPEAVTVADGTLSSGANSASFGDMASAAAAQPVPEAVTLKRADQWRLIGKDMARVEIPAKTRGSVGLFGMDAKPEGALIAVTARPPRFGATVASVDAEAARAMPGVQAVLTIPQGVVVVADNTWRAMQARDALEIEWDMSGAETRGTEEITAEFEALLDQPGLPAVARGDAAGKLAGAAQVVEARYHFPYLAHAPMEPLNMTVLFDGERATLWGGSQIQTIDHNVAAGVLGIPFENVAINTMWGGGSFGRRATADGHLVAEAATIAAAWLGETGRPAPIKLVYTREDDIKGGYYRPLTLHKVRAGVDAEGNIAGWAHRVVGQGIMIGTPFEEFLVKDGVDHSSVEGAADTTYSLPDMAMDVHHPSAGVPVLWWRAVGHTHTAYVMETMMDALAEAAGRDPVEFRLAHLGDDPRLAGVLRLAAEKGGWDSPAPEGIHRGVAVHKSFESYVAEVAEVRIREDGTVKVEKVTCAVDCGVAINPDNIVAQIEGGLAYGLSGILREEITMTDGAVDQSNYPDYAALRIADMPRVEVHIVPSTEGPSGVGEPGTPPIGPAVANAVARATGQRITVLPFSKHGLA